From Bacilli bacterium PM5-9:
GACGACGATTCATGATTATTACCTCATTTCATTTTTTATATTATTATTGTAACAACTCCTTATCTTTTTTGTCCACTTTATTGTAGCCTATCCAATATACCCTTTGCGTAAGCAAACAATAGAAAGAGCATATGCAGAATGCAAAGAAAATAATGGTTTAAGATACACAAGATTAAAAGGTATAAAGAAAAACCAGAATCAATCCTGGTTAATTTTTGCATGTCATAATTTAAAGAAAATGGCAAATTGGCGAGCGAAATATAATGAATATATGCATGAAACTCATAATAAAACACAAAAACATAAAATAATTCAAAAATATATAAACATAAAAGAAAAAGTAACACAATTCCTGGGAGAATTAGTTACTTTGTCAACAGTCTGAAATATGGTTTTATACCATGTTTTTCTTTACATTTTTTTACTTTTCTTATATATTGATAATATGGAGGTGTTTTACTATGGAATTATCGATTAGAGAGATTTGTGATGAAGATAAAGAAAGATGTCTTTGGATTGAAAAATATGCTTTACCAGAGGTTATTTATGTTAATGATGTTTGGGATTATTTTACTTCAAGAAAAGATGGACGTTTTTTAGGTGTTTTTAAAGATAATGAACTTGGTGGTTTTGGAAAAATCACGAGATTATTTGAAAATGTTGGTTGGTTAGAAACTTTAAGAATTCACCCTGATTATCAAACTCAAGGTTTAGGAAATGAAATGTATAAAGGTTATATGGAAGCTGCAAAAGAACTTGGATTAACTAAAATTGGTATGTTTACTGAATTTGATAATTATCGAAGCGAGAATCTTGCTAAAAAATATGGTTTTTCTAAAGTTGGTGATTTTGTAGATTATACCAAAGAAATTGAAAATGAGAATGATAATTATAATGGTTCTTTTAAATTGATTGATGAAATTGATGCTGATAAAATACTTGCAGCACATTATTCAAAAATGAATAGTTATTTAATTATTAATAAAACATTTTTTCCAGCAATTGATGGGCTTGCAAATGAGTTAGCAAGGCGTAAATGGGCATACATTGATGATAATGGTAATATTGTAATAGTTGGTTATCGTATGCAACCACATAAAGCATTATTTTTAGCTTATTACTATGGTAATCTTGATGAGATATTAAGTTTTGTTAATCATCTAGGTATAAAACTTGGCTCAAAAAGAATTGCAGCGATTCGAGATAAAAGTGATCTTGATATAAAAAATGAATTATATAATCATGGATTTAATGATGGAGAAGAGATAATATCTATGTGGAAGTAATTATAAATAAATACTTTTAACATTAAGAAATACTAATATTTACATTCATTAAAATTATATATGTATATATGTTATTAATGAATACTAACTTTATATGAAAATAAAGCCTATTAATTGTCATACTTAATTGACTTTTTATGGGTTTTTTATTATACTTAAAGGTAGAAAAATAGAGAAAAAAACTTTTTTTCGTAGTCAAGATGTTCTTGGCTATTATTTTTATTGAAAGGTGGAAAAATCATGGAAAAAATTAGTAAGCCACGTGGTAC
This genomic window contains:
- a CDS encoding N-acetylglutamate synthase-like GNAT family acetyltransferase (product_source=COG1246; cath_funfam=3.40.630.30; cog=COG1246; pfam=PF00583; superfamily=54423,55729), with the protein product MELSIREICDEDKERCLWIEKYALPEVIYVNDVWDYFTSRKDGRFLGVFKDNELGGFGKITRLFENVGWLETLRIHPDYQTQGLGNEMYKGYMEAAKELGLTKIGMFTEFDNYRSENLAKKYGFSKVGDFVDYTKEIENENDNYNGSFKLIDEIDADKILAAHYSKMNSYLIINKTFFPAIDGLANELARRKWAYIDDNGNIVIVGYRMQPHKALFLAYYYGNLDEILSFVNHLGIKLGSKRIAAIRDKSDLDIKNELYNHGFNDGEEIISMWK